The following are encoded together in the Cicer arietinum cultivar CDC Frontier isolate Library 1 chromosome 2, Cicar.CDCFrontier_v2.0, whole genome shotgun sequence genome:
- the LOC105851580 gene encoding uncharacterized protein, with product MTALQPLILCDLPNLASLPDWLRNLGLLDELKISMCPKLRCLPKSIQCLTALKSLKIYGCSELEIHCKESTGEKIAHIQWIVVENARMFYGGGGSSYTLDYFSHENNMSKPWKNLCALSLVFSVGIGDLLFC from the exons ATGACTGCCCTTCAACCGTTAATATTGTGCGATCTTCCAAACCTAGCATCCCTTCCTGACTGGTTGAGAAACTTAGGTTTGCTTGACGAATTAAAGATTTCTATGTGTCCGAAGTTGAGGTGTCTTCCGAAGAGCATTCAATGCCTCACTGCTCTTAAAAGTTTGAAGATTTATGGTTGCAGTGAGTTAGAGATACATTGTAAAGAGAGCACAGGCGAAAAAATAGCTCACATTCAATGGATTGTAGTAGAAAACGCTAGAATGTTCTATGGAGGAGGAGGATCTTCTTATACTTTAGATTACTTCTCACAT gaaaataacatgtcaaagcCATGGAAGAATCTTTGTGCTCTTAGCCTTGTTTTCTCTGTTGGAATTGGTGATCTTCTCTTTTGTTAA